The proteins below are encoded in one region of Desulfotomaculum sp.:
- a CDS encoding ferredoxin yields the protein MKAAVDKEKCTGCGQCVDICAAEALQLVDDIAVVSDECIECGACVDECPNGAISLD from the coding sequence GTGAAGGCGGCGGTTGATAAAGAAAAATGTACTGGCTGTGGGCAATGCGTAGATATATGCGCTGCTGAGGCCTTACAACTTGTCGACGATATTGCGGTAGTAAGCGATGAATGCATTGAGTGCGGGGCATGTGTGGACGAATGCCCCAATGGGGCAATATCGCTTGACTGA